CATAATCTGCTCCCGGATTGTTTTACGAAAGGCACAGACTAAGAATGATTATAGAGATTTGGTCGAATCAACTAAGTAAGGACTTCCGTTCCAATACTTAGATTACTAAGAATTTCTGGTCGCTTGGGTTGCAATCGGTCAAAACCTGAACCGAAATGTATTGAGTCAAATCAAATCTGTGCTGGGGTGCCAGTGCTACTCGTTGGCGCTGACCTCCAGAGAGTTGAAAGGGATAGCGATCGCCCATTCCGTTCAATTGCACCAACTCTAGTAGTTGTTCTACTCGCGTTTGGGTTCTCGCTTTCAGTGCATTGCGAATTTGTAGACCAAAGGCTCTCGCTCTCACGCTCAAGTGCGTGAGAGCGAGTATAGTGCTGCAACACAAACCCGACCCGCCATGTTGGACACTTGTCAGCTAACTTCGTTAACCGCTTTGAAACTGCCGAACTGCTTGGATACGTTTTCAACAACAATTCTCACGGCAAGTGTCCCTTTCGATATAAACTACGGTTTATCGATTCCATTACCGTAGTTTGGCATTCCGCTTAATCATCTGAGTAAAAAAATATTAAAGAATTAGGAAACTAGCAAATGGCGAGGGGTTAAAGTTGCCAAGTCATCACAACCAACATCTCTCTAATGGAAGATTTGCAAAACGTTAGGCCTGCTGACTCGATATAAGGTGAGATTATTTGAGATTGAGTACATCTACGAAAGTTCGCTGATAGTTTAGTAAAGTTGCCATTTACCCCTCGACCATGAAAAAATTTAAAGCTCTTCCCAATGGCGGTAAACTAATTTTATTTCTATTGTTAGTCGTGATTTCCCTCACTCCTGTTGTGATTGTAGATGCTGGAGAACGGGGTGTATTAATGCAGTTTGGTAAGGTGCAGCCGAGAGTATTAGACGAAGGAATCCACTTCATTATTCCTATTGTTAATACCGTCCAAAAATTGAGTGTTCGAGTACAAAAACAGGAAAGTTCTGCTGAAGCTTCCTCGAAGGATCTTCAAGATGTTTTCACGGATGTAGCTCTCAACTGGCACATTATTCCAGAGGAAGCGAATGCTATTTATCAACAAATTGGGAACGAGAACCTAGTTATAGAAAAAATTATAAATCCAGCAGTAGAAGAAGTATTAAAAGCAGTAATGGCACAGTACACTGCTGAAGAAATTATTACAAAGCGAGGAGAAGTAAAAGCGGGCGTAGACGATTCATTAACTACACGACTGGCTAGCTATCACATTGGAGTTGATGATATCTCCCTAGTCCATGTCCACTTTTCCAAGCGATTTAGCGATGCTGTGGAGGCGAAACAGATTGCCGAACAGGACGCAAAACGTGCAGGCTTTATAACCTTAAAAACATTACAACAGGCAGAAGCACAGGTTAATTTAGCCAGAGGAGAAGCGGAAGCGGATAGGGTGTTACGTGAAAATTTAACTCCAGAATTATTGCAAAGGCAAGCAATAGAAAAATGGGATGGAAAGCTGCCGCTAATTGTCGAAACCTCTACAAAATTGTTGGACTTAAGTAAATTTGTAAAGCCTAACTAAAATTGATTAAAATATTGTAGATAGTGTTGTGGATACAGTTAACAGGTTTTCAAAAGCAATTGAAACCTGAGTCTGAAACCGTTGTTGATGCTTCAGCTTCAAGACAGGCTGGACGATTTCTAGTTTCGTCTTCGCTCTTGTCCTATCATCTACAACTTTAACTGCGTGCAGTGTAGAGAGTTGTAGTTCTTTTTGCACCATCAATTCAGGAATTGCAGCTGCACCGACACCGCCTTCAACCACTGCCTTCACCATCTCGCTACTGTTCAATACTAAAACTACATTGAACTGGGTAGGAGCGATTCCCCAATTTTGCAAAGCTTGCTCAAACATTTGTTGCGCTCCAGATCCTGGCTCTCGCATTACCCAACTGGTTGTAGAAAGTTCTGTTAGAGAAATCTCAGCAAGCTCAAACCAGGGGTGAGACTTTCCCACGACGATTTGTAAGCGATCGCTCCCTACTCTCTCTTGCTCTAAGCAACTCTGTAGCGATGGTTTAACTTCTCCTGTGATTAAACCTAAATCAAATAGTCCCGTTGCTGTCCCTTCACAAATTTCTTCTGCATTGCCCAGAGTACAGTTAACAAAAATGCCAGGATATTGGGTTTTAAATTGACTAATTTTGTTGGGTAGCCAGTAGTTGCCAATCGTGAGACTCGCACCCAATTTCAACTCGCCCCGTTGTAAATTGTTTAATTCGCGCAAACCTCGCTCAGTCAAAGCCACCTGATCGAGAATCTTCTTTGCTTCCACCTGTAGCAGCTTTCCCGCCTCCGCGATCTCAATGTGGCGACCAACGCGATGGAAAAGTTTCACGCTGTATTGCTGTTCCAAGCTTTGGATCGCGGCACTAACCGCAGGTTGGGTAATATATAGTTCCTCCGCCGCACGGGTAAAGTGCAGATGTTCTGCCACCGCTAAAAAAATTCGTAATTGTTCAAATGTCATCTCTACTCTTTAAGGCTCCTTAAGCACCTCTAGCTGTCTATATCAAGCTATCAATCACTTTAAGTTATCCTTTCAACAAAAAAAAGTATTTGCTTTTATTAATTTGGCTGCGTAGATTGAAAACATATATTCATTGCAATCAAGCCTTACCCAGACAAAGCCTAGCGGTTAGATTCGGCTAGCCGCACCGAATTGGCAAATCTGTATGAAGGGAGTCTCTAAATGACGAGTGAAAGACGATTAAATCAGAGCGATCGCGGCTTAAAGCCAAACTGTCTTCCCTTTGGAGAAGTTCTTGCTCAATCCTTTGCGGTCATTGCACCCACAACAATACCCGCCTCAAATATAGGATTGATCGTCGTACTTTCCGGCAATGGCACCTGGCTAAGTTTTCTGATCGGCATGATTGGGTTAGTCCTTGTTAGTACTAACATTAATCAATTTGCCAGTCGTTCTGCTTCTCCAGGTTCGCTCTACTCTTACATCGTCAAAGGATTGGGGCCTACAGCGGGTGTAATTTGTGGCTGGAGTTTAGTTCTGGCTTACTTGTTTACAGGAATGTCAGTGTTGTGTGGCTTTGCCAACTTTAGCGGGATTTTGATTGGTCACTTGGGCGTTCATCCCTCGACGATTACGCTGCTGGCGCTCGGTGCAGGGGTTGCCTGGTATGCAGCATATAAAGATATCCAGCTATCAGCAATGGCGATGCTGTGGATGGAGGGAGCCTCTCTGCTCCTGATTGCCGTCTTGGGGATCATCATCTGGGCGCACAAAGGCTTTGCGTTAGATATGTCCCAATTGACTTTGCAAGGCGTAACTCCAGGTAGCGTCGCAATGGGGCTTGTCCTAGTAATGTTTAGTTTCTCTGGCTTTGAAAGTGCTACATCTCTGGGTGATGAAGCAAAAGACCCCTTAAAAACGATCCCCAGAGCAGTTTTGGGGAGTACTACCCTGGCAGGTTTATTCTTCATTTCGATGACTTACATTGAAGTGCTGGGTTTTAGCGGAACTGGAGTTTCCATTACTACTACGGAAGAACCGCTGGGTTTTCTAGCGCAACAAGCGGGAGTTGGTTTTTTAGGAACCTTGGTCGCCTTCAGTGCCCTGTTTAGCTTCTTTGCCTGTGTCCTTGGTAGTATTAATCCAGCAGCCAGAGTCTTCTTTACGATGGCTCGTCACGGCTTATTCCCCTCTTCGTTGGGTTTATCTCACTCATCGAACCGGACACCGCACATTGCCGTTACGCTGTGTTCGCTGATTGTATTTCTTGTGCCTGCTTCGATGTCCCTGTTTCATGTGAAGCTGTTTGACAGCATGGGTTACTTGGGCGCGATCTGTAGCTACGGGTTTTTAACGGTTTATACCTTGATTTCGATCGCTGCACCCGTTTACCTGCACAAGATTAGAAAACTCCGCCTACACCATGTAGTGTTCTCAGTTCTCGCAGTTGGGTTTATGATGATTCCCGTTCTCGGAAGCGTGGGGATTCCAGGTAGCAATCTTTTCCCAGTTCCAGAAGCGCCTTACGATGCGTTTCCTTACCTGTTTTTGATGTACCTGATGGTTACTTGCGGATGGTTTGTCATCCAAAGATTCCGCTCTCCAGAAATTGTCAGTTCAATGGAGCGGGGGATTGAAGAGATTCATGCAAAATTTGCGACACCTAGTTCAGTGGTGATACCAGAGGCGATCGCAGATGATGAATTTTGAAGCTAGTTTGGACAACGCATCTACAAACCTTAAGGACACGCAAAAATGAGCGAAATAATCACGGCAATCCCCCTTGGATTCACTGCCTTCACAGCCACCAACCTTGATGACATCGTGATTTTGTTGCTGTTTTTCTCGCAAGTGAATGCGGTATTCCGACGTCGCCATATTGTGGCTGGTCAGTATCTGGGTTTTGGTGCATTAGTCCTCGCTAGCCTTCCCAGTTTTTTTGGTACCCTAATATTGCCGCGCCCTTGGATTGGTTTGTTAGGCATTCTCCCGATTGCAATTGGAATCAGTCGCTTACTCAATCAAGACACCGATGAATCGGAAGGCGAGGAAAAAGTAGAACCACCTGAGAAATCTTGGTTTACCAGTTTTTTATCTCCACAAACTTATAGCGTGGCAGCCGTTACATTTGCGAATGGGGGTGACAACATCGGTATCTATGTGCCGTTGTTTGCGAGTAGTAGCTGGGAGGGTCTTCTGGCGATTCTGGGGGTATTCTTCTCGCTGGTGGGAGTTTGGTGCTACACCGCCTATCAATTAACCCGTTTACCTGCGATCGCTCAAACCCTGACTCGCTATGGCAATCAACTCGTTCCCTGTGTTTTAATTGGGTTGGGTGTTTTAATTCTAGTAGACAGTCACACACTGGAAAATCGTGGCTTGCTCGTACTGACTTTAGTCACAAGTTGTCTCTGTTTGCTGACTCTTGGCAAAAGTAATGAGCAAGTGTCTGAGGCGGAAATTTGCTCAACGCCTGAAGTGGAGAAAAATTGAGGAGGTTGCGATCGCAGTGTCATGAGTTGGTTTGCACAAGCAATCATTGCCGGAGTTACATCCTTTGTAGCAACTAACATCGATGACATTGTGATCTTGATGCTATTCTTCGCCCAGGTAAATTCTACCTTCCGCACCAAACATATTGTTGTAGGTAAGTATCTTGGATTCACTGTATTAATTGCCGCTAGTCTTCCGGGTTTCTTTGGTGGCTTAATTCTGCCAAAAGCTTGGATTGGCTTACTAGGTCTGGTTCCCATTGTTATTGGAGTGAATCAATTAGTCAATTGGGAAAAAGATGAAAACGAAGTCCAGACAGTATCAGATGAATTCAATAGCTCAAAAGCTAGTTCCTCAGTGATGTCAACTCTCGCTAGTTTTCTTACTCCTCAGACTTATCACGTCGCAGCTGTTACATTTGCTAATGGGGGTGACAATATCGGGATATATGTACCGTTGTTCGCTAGTAGCAATCTGGCTAGTTTGGGAGTAATTTTAAGCGTGTTTTTTGTGTTGGTTGGAGTTTGGTGTTATGTCGCCTACCAATTAACCCGCCATTCGGTTGTTGCTCACCTTTTCACTCGCTACGGTAAGAGAATCGTCCCATTTGTGTTAATTGGCTTAGGAATTTTTATTCTGGTTGAAAGCGGTAGCTATCAACTCTTACCGTCGTTCCAATAAGTGTCAGTTTTACCTTGGCAGACCATTTACCAGTATCTGCAATTTAATAAAAACCTTTTTTGCTAAAGGTCTACCCTTAAAAATTTTCCAACCATAAACCCAAACATCGAGTTGGAAAAACTCGGAATCTCGCAA
This region of Coleofasciculus sp. FACHB-T130 genomic DNA includes:
- a CDS encoding APC family permease; translated protein: MTSERRLNQSDRGLKPNCLPFGEVLAQSFAVIAPTTIPASNIGLIVVLSGNGTWLSFLIGMIGLVLVSTNINQFASRSASPGSLYSYIVKGLGPTAGVICGWSLVLAYLFTGMSVLCGFANFSGILIGHLGVHPSTITLLALGAGVAWYAAYKDIQLSAMAMLWMEGASLLLIAVLGIIIWAHKGFALDMSQLTLQGVTPGSVAMGLVLVMFSFSGFESATSLGDEAKDPLKTIPRAVLGSTTLAGLFFISMTYIEVLGFSGTGVSITTTEEPLGFLAQQAGVGFLGTLVAFSALFSFFACVLGSINPAARVFFTMARHGLFPSSLGLSHSSNRTPHIAVTLCSLIVFLVPASMSLFHVKLFDSMGYLGAICSYGFLTVYTLISIAAPVYLHKIRKLRLHHVVFSVLAVGFMMIPVLGSVGIPGSNLFPVPEAPYDAFPYLFLMYLMVTCGWFVIQRFRSPEIVSSMERGIEEIHAKFATPSSVVIPEAIADDEF
- a CDS encoding LysR substrate-binding domain-containing protein; protein product: MTFEQLRIFLAVAEHLHFTRAAEELYITQPAVSAAIQSLEQQYSVKLFHRVGRHIEIAEAGKLLQVEAKKILDQVALTERGLRELNNLQRGELKLGASLTIGNYWLPNKISQFKTQYPGIFVNCTLGNAEEICEGTATGLFDLGLITGEVKPSLQSCLEQERVGSDRLQIVVGKSHPWFELAEISLTELSTTSWVMREPGSGAQQMFEQALQNWGIAPTQFNVVLVLNSSEMVKAVVEGGVGAAAIPELMVQKELQLSTLHAVKVVDDRTRAKTKLEIVQPVLKLKHQQRFQTQVSIAFENLLTVSTTLSTIF
- a CDS encoding cadmium resistance transporter, coding for MSWFAQAIIAGVTSFVATNIDDIVILMLFFAQVNSTFRTKHIVVGKYLGFTVLIAASLPGFFGGLILPKAWIGLLGLVPIVIGVNQLVNWEKDENEVQTVSDEFNSSKASSSVMSTLASFLTPQTYHVAAVTFANGGDNIGIYVPLFASSNLASLGVILSVFFVLVGVWCYVAYQLTRHSVVAHLFTRYGKRIVPFVLIGLGIFILVESGSYQLLPSFQ
- a CDS encoding cadmium resistance transporter, giving the protein MSEIITAIPLGFTAFTATNLDDIVILLLFFSQVNAVFRRRHIVAGQYLGFGALVLASLPSFFGTLILPRPWIGLLGILPIAIGISRLLNQDTDESEGEEKVEPPEKSWFTSFLSPQTYSVAAVTFANGGDNIGIYVPLFASSSWEGLLAILGVFFSLVGVWCYTAYQLTRLPAIAQTLTRYGNQLVPCVLIGLGVLILVDSHTLENRGLLVLTLVTSCLCLLTLGKSNEQVSEAEICSTPEVEKN
- a CDS encoding prohibitin family protein, producing MKKFKALPNGGKLILFLLLVVISLTPVVIVDAGERGVLMQFGKVQPRVLDEGIHFIIPIVNTVQKLSVRVQKQESSAEASSKDLQDVFTDVALNWHIIPEEANAIYQQIGNENLVIEKIINPAVEEVLKAVMAQYTAEEIITKRGEVKAGVDDSLTTRLASYHIGVDDISLVHVHFSKRFSDAVEAKQIAEQDAKRAGFITLKTLQQAEAQVNLARGEAEADRVLRENLTPELLQRQAIEKWDGKLPLIVETSTKLLDLSKFVKPN